A segment of the Desulfofundulus kuznetsovii DSM 6115 genome:
TGCATCGGAATGTTTGACCATTGATCCCTGGCAGTTGTATAACGCTGAAGATATTACCTGAGTTAAGTTGTCAAGGGGTTGACATATTGCAGATGGCTTGCTTTCTGCAGCGTAATGCTGTAGGATGAGTATACACATCCCTTGAGCTCAAATGCCGTCGCTGCGGCCGGGTTTACCATTATGAGGTAGAAGAGCTCTTTGTTGATATTAGCCAGTACAGGAAGGAATCTGCAAACCTGCGCGATGCCCTGCTGTTCCAGGAAGACATTGTTTGCAAGGGATGCGGCGCCGTTAACGATTATGAGTATACAAACGCAGCCATGCTGGCGTTGACGGCAGAGATAATGCTTTTGGCCGCCCGGGGGCAGAAGGCCAGTTCCTGGCTTACGTTTGGCAGGAGCACCACCTTCGACGGGAAGGAAATCCCGCTTTCAAAAATGCCCGCGCCTTTGCCGACATGAATACCGCAATTTGCGTTCTTGAAGAACAAAGCTCCCGGCCGGGTTTCTCTACTTGTCACCGGGGGTTAGGTACTTATTTTTTTGAATAATCCGGGCGGTTAGAAAGGGGTGCCGGTGCCTTCGGATTTGGTGATCTCACTGTCTTTGAACATATTCCCGGGGTGTAAAAACCGCAATGGCTGTTCTGCCGGAGAAATGTTTTTTGTTCCAGGTGACAATGGCCGCGGCCCCGTACATTTCTGCTTCTCTTAAAAAGATGGCGTCGCCGACGGTCATTTTCTTCAGGATGTACGCCGTTAGTTCGCTGAAGTAATCGAGACTGCCCGTTGTTTCCCCCGGGCGCTCGAAAGGGTCGAGAATTTCAACGGGATAAACCTCCGGAAACGAATATAGCCATTTTTCTTGCTCCTCAGCGGATAGGTTGAAAGAAGTGATTCCGCAAATTTCTAAGAGTGTAAAAAACGGAACGGCTGCTCTGATCCCCATTTCGTTTATTTTCTCCAGGAACTGCTTATTCACCTTGTAATTGTTATCCCTGGGGAAAAAGCGGTCTAATAAAAAAATATTGCTATCGAGAAAAACCATAAAAATCACCTTTGGCAGCTCTGTCCATTTCCTGCCAGGAGGGAAATTCTTTTACTTTTCCCGATATCTTATCGTTTAATTGCCGCAATTCCTCTTTTGTCATGGCTAGCAACTGCGGGTGTTTTTGGCCAATCTGCCTTCGGATTTTCTGATAAAGCGAACTGCTGCTTT
Coding sequences within it:
- a CDS encoding type II toxin-antitoxin system Phd/YefM family antitoxin, with product MPDINFISTRELKNKTNEILRATETGNLIVVTRYGKPVATIKPFQESDLTGGKSSSSLYQKIRRQIGQKHPQLLAMTKEELRQLNDKISGKVKEFPSWQEMDRAAKGDFYGFSR